Proteins from a genomic interval of Hornefia porci:
- a CDS encoding pyridoxal-phosphate-dependent aminotransferase family protein, whose protein sequence is MSKQMLFSPGPVMTRDNVRASLMHYDICHRSKEFEAMYAGLQQKILKIFNADDTYKAVVVSGSGTAANETVLSSIFNDGDKALLIRNGEFGNRLKQILDQYRIPYVDCAFDWGKPVDVDAVEKALAENPDVKVICMVFHETSSGMINPVPEIGRLADKYGKMYSVDCVSAAAGQNIDVAENHITFATSVGGKCVGAYPGSAYVCFKEDVAKTLTPEMGKNVYLNLARHYQKAADCNQTPNTPNVTLFWALDKAMENILTEGLDKQIARYRECAGILRKGMKDLGLRMLLPEEQMSNTVTSVFLPEGKDLESFLAAMEADGYTVYAGKGVFYEQNMFQVANMGEIYPEDCKKFLEVLAKNIK, encoded by the coding sequence ATGAGTAAGCAAATGCTGTTCAGTCCTGGCCCTGTTATGACCAGAGATAATGTGAGAGCATCCCTGATGCATTATGACATCTGTCATCGCAGCAAGGAGTTCGAGGCGATGTACGCCGGTCTGCAGCAGAAGATCCTGAAGATTTTCAACGCAGACGACACCTATAAGGCAGTGGTCGTATCCGGTTCCGGAACCGCCGCGAATGAGACGGTGCTGTCCTCGATTTTCAACGACGGGGATAAAGCCCTGCTGATCCGCAACGGAGAATTCGGAAACAGACTGAAGCAGATCCTGGATCAGTACAGGATCCCTTATGTGGACTGTGCCTTCGACTGGGGCAAGCCGGTGGATGTCGATGCGGTAGAAAAGGCGCTGGCGGAAAACCCGGACGTGAAGGTCATCTGCATGGTCTTCCACGAAACCTCCTCCGGCATGATCAACCCGGTTCCGGAAATCGGCAGACTGGCGGACAAATACGGCAAGATGTATTCCGTTGACTGTGTATCCGCAGCGGCGGGACAGAATATCGACGTGGCGGAAAATCACATTACATTCGCGACCTCCGTCGGCGGAAAATGCGTCGGAGCCTATCCGGGAAGCGCTTACGTCTGCTTTAAGGAGGACGTCGCGAAGACGCTGACTCCGGAGATGGGTAAGAATGTCTACCTGAATCTGGCGAGACATTATCAGAAGGCGGCGGACTGCAATCAGACGCCGAATACGCCGAATGTCACTCTGTTCTGGGCGCTGGACAAGGCGATGGAGAACATCCTGACCGAGGGTCTGGACAAGCAGATTGCCAGATACCGTGAGTGTGCCGGAATCCTGAGGAAGGGCATGAAGGATCTGGGACTGCGCATGCTGCTGCCTGAGGAGCAGATGTCTAACACTGTGACCTCCGTGTTCCTGCCCGAGGGCAAGGATCTGGAGTCGTTCCTGGCGGCGATGGAGGCCGACGGCTATACCGTTTACGCCGGCAAGGGCGTGTTCTATGAGCAGAACATGTTCCAGGTGGCGAACATGGGCGAGATTTATCCGGAGGACTGCAAGAAGTTCCTGGAGGTTCTGGCGAAGAACATCAAATAA
- a CDS encoding DUF3267 domain-containing protein: protein MRLHYKGQFSGDLRSLPRGERRPGAVPFREPESMGELAKLTSVIAVVCFVPLFLLYEWLGHVPPFFAACFGVLLSFAAALPHELLHAVCFREDVYLYHNLKQGMLFVVGPETMSRSRFILMSLLPNLAFGILPFAVFLLDHEMTVLGAMGMTAVPMGAGDYLNVWHAVRQMPRGARTYLDGFHSWWYMPAEGPTDENGNNRTL from the coding sequence ATGAGATTACATTACAAAGGACAATTCAGCGGCGACCTGCGGTCGCTGCCGCGCGGGGAGCGGCGGCCGGGTGCGGTACCCTTCCGGGAGCCGGAGTCGATGGGCGAGCTGGCGAAGCTTACCTCCGTTATCGCGGTGGTCTGTTTCGTTCCGCTGTTTCTGCTGTATGAATGGCTGGGACATGTACCGCCGTTTTTCGCAGCCTGCTTCGGCGTGCTTCTCTCCTTCGCGGCGGCGCTGCCGCATGAGCTGCTGCACGCGGTCTGCTTCCGGGAGGACGTTTATTTGTACCACAACCTGAAACAGGGCATGCTTTTCGTGGTCGGACCGGAAACCATGAGCCGGAGCCGGTTTATCCTGATGTCGCTTCTGCCTAACCTGGCGTTCGGAATTCTGCCGTTCGCGGTTTTCCTGCTGGATCACGAGATGACGGTTCTGGGCGCGATGGGAATGACGGCGGTTCCGATGGGCGCGGGGGACTATCTGAACGTCTGGCACGCGGTGCGTCAGATGCCGAGAGGAGCCCGGACGTACCTGGACGGATTCCATTCCTGGTGGTACATGCCGGCAGAGGGTCCGACTGATGAAAATGGGAACAATAGAACGCTGTAA
- a CDS encoding amidophosphoribosyltransferase, whose product MGGFFGVASKTSCTNDLFFGIDYHSHLGTRRGGMAVYGEDGFHRSIHNIENSPFRTKFDGDLDELEGRMGIGCISDMDPQPLLIRSHHGSYALTTVGKINNVEELVNRAYERGNSHFMEMSGGKVNDTELVGVILDQAGNLVDGLRLVQESVDGSMSILLMTPAGIYCMRDRLGRTPVVIGRKDGAFCASFESSAYINLGYEDYYELGPGEIVHMTCEGIETLSPAGEEMKICTFLWVYYGYPTAAYEGVNVEAMRYRCGSMLAKRDDVDADIVAGVPDSGIAHAIGYANESGIPYARPFIKYTPTWPRSFMPTRQSQRDLIAHMKLIPVQSLIHDRSLLLIDDSIVRGTQLGQTVQYLYQKGAKAVHIRPACPPLMYGCRYLNFSRSRSEYDYITRRIIREREGEDVKPEVLADYADPDSTNYCEMLEEIRKQLGFTSLAYQRLDDLIESTGIEPCKLCTYCWNGAED is encoded by the coding sequence ATGGGCGGTTTCTTTGGAGTGGCTTCTAAGACGAGCTGTACCAATGATTTGTTTTTCGGGATCGATTATCATTCTCATCTGGGCACGCGCCGGGGCGGCATGGCCGTATACGGAGAAGACGGATTTCACAGGTCCATTCACAATATAGAAAATTCTCCGTTCCGGACCAAGTTCGACGGAGATCTGGATGAGCTGGAGGGGAGAATGGGAATCGGATGCATTTCGGACATGGATCCGCAGCCGCTTCTGATCCGGTCTCACCACGGGAGCTACGCCCTGACCACGGTGGGAAAAATCAATAACGTGGAAGAACTGGTGAATCGGGCCTATGAGCGGGGGAATTCCCACTTCATGGAAATGAGCGGCGGCAAGGTCAACGATACAGAGCTTGTCGGCGTAATTCTGGATCAGGCCGGAAACCTCGTGGATGGACTTCGTCTGGTGCAGGAATCGGTAGACGGTTCCATGTCGATTCTTCTGATGACGCCCGCCGGAATATACTGCATGAGAGACCGCCTGGGAAGAACACCGGTGGTGATCGGCAGAAAAGACGGTGCGTTCTGTGCATCCTTTGAAAGCTCCGCATACATCAACCTCGGCTATGAGGATTACTATGAGCTGGGTCCCGGTGAAATTGTCCATATGACCTGCGAAGGAATTGAAACACTGAGTCCGGCCGGAGAGGAAATGAAAATCTGCACCTTCCTGTGGGTGTATTACGGATATCCGACTGCCGCCTATGAGGGTGTCAATGTGGAGGCTATGCGGTACCGGTGCGGGAGCATGCTGGCGAAACGGGACGATGTGGACGCGGATATCGTCGCGGGTGTGCCGGACAGCGGCATCGCCCATGCTATCGGGTATGCAAATGAATCCGGGATTCCTTACGCCCGTCCGTTTATCAAGTATACGCCGACCTGGCCGCGATCCTTCATGCCGACCCGGCAGAGTCAGAGAGACCTTATCGCGCATATGAAGTTGATTCCGGTCCAGTCGCTGATTCACGACCGTTCCCTGCTGCTCATCGATGATTCCATCGTCCGCGGCACGCAGCTGGGACAGACCGTGCAGTACCTGTATCAGAAGGGAGCGAAGGCGGTGCACATCCGTCCGGCGTGTCCCCCGCTGATGTACGGCTGCAGATATCTGAATTTCTCCCGGTCCAGATCAGAGTATGATTACATCACCCGCCGGATTATCCGGGAGAGAGAAGGCGAGGACGTGAAACCTGAGGTTCTGGCGGATTATGCGGATCCCGACAGCACGAACTACTGCGAGATGCTGGAGGAAATTCGTAAACAGCTTGGCTTTACGTCCTTGGCGTACCAGCGCCTGGACGATCTGATCGAGTCCACCGGCATCGAACCCTGCAAGCTGTGCACCTACTGCTGGAACGGCGCGGAGGACTGA
- a CDS encoding putative manganese-dependent inorganic diphosphatase — protein sequence MKQNVKDITVVIGHKNPDTDSICSAICYAELKHRIDGREYIPARAGEVNNETAFVLDYFDVKAPRIITNITTQVRDIEIRDTPGVNRTLSIKRAWQMMQERDVVTLPIVDGEGEMEGLITVSDIAHNIMDVYDNRILSRAHTLYSNILDTIDGEMILGDPSVVLDEGKVLIAAANPDLMENYIEKNDIVIVGNRYESQLCAIEMEARCIIVCEGSPVSKTIRKMAQARECYIISTPYDAFTVSSLINQSISIGYFMKDAKKLTMFDDTDYIDEVSDVMKNKRYRDFPIIGGDGKYIGMISRRNLLGAQGKKVILVDHNERNQCVSGIEYADIQEIIDHHRIGALETISPVFFLNRPVGCTATIIYQQYKQYGFDFDRKTAGLLCSAILSDTLMFRSPTCTEIDEAAVRELAPIAGINVEEYADQMFSAAGDLEGKSIDEIFYQDFKRFNAGNVNFGVGQVVSMNRNELLGLKERLLPFMEQAREDLKLDIIYFMLTNVLSEASSIISAGEGASELIYDAFRGSAVSAVPHPEDPELIHLIGVMSRKKQLVPRIITALQDRKS from the coding sequence ATGAAACAGAACGTGAAAGACATAACTGTGGTCATCGGGCATAAGAATCCGGACACAGATTCCATCTGCTCCGCAATCTGCTACGCGGAGCTGAAGCACCGGATCGACGGCAGAGAATATATCCCCGCGCGGGCGGGCGAGGTCAACAATGAAACAGCCTTTGTGCTGGATTACTTCGACGTAAAAGCCCCGAGGATCATCACCAACATCACCACACAGGTCAGAGATATCGAAATCCGGGACACCCCGGGGGTGAACAGGACTTTGTCGATTAAAAGAGCCTGGCAGATGATGCAGGAACGGGACGTGGTGACGCTTCCCATCGTTGACGGCGAGGGAGAGATGGAAGGTCTGATTACGGTCTCGGACATCGCTCACAACATCATGGATGTGTACGACAACCGGATTCTCTCGCGGGCGCACACTTTGTACTCCAATATCCTCGACACCATCGACGGCGAGATGATCCTGGGAGATCCCTCGGTCGTTCTGGACGAGGGAAAGGTGCTGATCGCCGCGGCGAATCCGGATCTGATGGAAAACTATATTGAGAAAAACGACATCGTCATCGTGGGAAACCGTTATGAATCCCAGCTCTGCGCCATCGAGATGGAAGCGCGGTGCATCATCGTCTGCGAGGGCTCGCCGGTATCCAAGACCATCCGGAAAATGGCTCAGGCACGAGAGTGCTACATCATCAGCACGCCCTACGACGCGTTCACGGTATCCAGCCTGATCAATCAGAGCATTTCCATCGGGTATTTCATGAAGGACGCCAAGAAACTGACCATGTTCGACGACACAGATTATATCGACGAGGTCAGCGATGTCATGAAGAACAAAAGATACCGGGATTTTCCGATCATCGGCGGAGACGGGAAATACATCGGCATGATTTCCCGGCGTAACCTGCTGGGCGCTCAGGGCAAGAAGGTTATTCTGGTGGATCACAATGAGCGGAATCAGTGTGTCAGCGGCATTGAGTACGCCGATATTCAGGAAATTATCGACCACCACAGGATCGGAGCGCTGGAAACCATCTCGCCGGTTTTTTTCCTGAACCGGCCGGTGGGGTGCACTGCGACGATTATTTATCAGCAGTACAAGCAGTACGGCTTTGATTTCGACCGGAAAACGGCAGGACTGCTCTGCAGCGCGATTCTTTCGGATACGCTGATGTTCCGTTCGCCCACCTGCACCGAGATAGATGAGGCGGCGGTCCGGGAGCTGGCTCCGATTGCGGGAATCAATGTGGAGGAGTATGCGGATCAGATGTTCTCGGCGGCCGGCGATCTGGAGGGAAAGTCCATCGACGAGATTTTCTATCAGGACTTCAAGCGGTTCAATGCCGGAAACGTGAATTTCGGCGTCGGCCAGGTTGTGTCCATGAACCGGAACGAGCTGCTGGGGCTGAAGGAGCGCCTGCTGCCGTTCATGGAACAGGCGCGGGAGGATCTGAAGCTGGATATCATCTATTTCATGCTGACGAACGTGCTCTCCGAGGCGTCCAGCATCATCAGCGCGGGCGAAGGCGCATCTGAGCTGATATATGATGCGTTCCGGGGCAGTGCGGTCAGCGCGGTCCCGCATCCGGAGGACCCGGAGCT